Proteins encoded together in one Jaculus jaculus isolate mJacJac1 chromosome 7, mJacJac1.mat.Y.cur, whole genome shotgun sequence window:
- the Zbtb32 gene encoding LOW QUALITY PROTEIN: zinc finger and BTB domain-containing protein 32 (The sequence of the model RefSeq protein was modified relative to this genomic sequence to represent the inferred CDS: inserted 1 base in 1 codon; deleted 1 base in 1 codon), translated as MLLPPTRLLSPYGSDLLVQLAARLWPALCDTLITVGGQEFPAHSLVIAGVSHQLGRPASCVGQEDTAGLPSHQYPPPPSPARFRPYTCTACGKRFSLKHQMKTHYRVHTGMEKPFSCNLCPQRSRDFSVMTKHLRTHGAAPYRCPVCGAGRPSRASRQEPMRGHSPSQLPPGXSIRSTFVYSSSGPARACTSAGSATCASTGALERAESPCRPRRARPALERPLAAAPQPADDTLTRASRPTRSARGRVSATLLGGAAAFTSRRRSLPGRGLRYPGSGSSGRRRSPLQQWEESESRTTPPGDRELAFRVRGGSR; from the exons ATGCTACTGCCGCCCACAAGACTGCTCAGCCCCTATGGCTCAGATCTGTTAGTACAGTTAGCAGCCAGGCTTTGGCCAGCATTATGTGATACCTTGATTACTGTAGGAGGCCAGGAGTTCCCTGCCCACAGCCTGGTCattgcaggtgtgagccatcagCTGG GCCGACCGGCAAGCTGTGTGGGTCAAGAGGACACAGCGGGCTTGCCATCTCACCAATACCCTCCGCCACCCTCTCCTGCTCGGTTTAGGCCCTATACTTGCACTGCCTGTGGA AAAAGATTTTCATTGAAGCATCAGATGAAGACGCACTACCGTGTCCACACAGGTATGG AGAAGCCTTTCTCCTGTAACCTCTGTCCTCAGCGCTCCCGGGACTTCTCCGTCATGACCAAGCACCTGCGAACACATGGCGCCGCCCCCTACCGCTGCCCAGTGTGCGGGGCCGGCCGTCCCAGCCGGGCCTCCAGGCAGGAGCCCATGCGCGGCCACTCGCCCAGCCAGCTGCCGCCGG GGAGCATTCGCTCCACCTTCGTCTACTCGTCCTCGGGGCCGGCCCGGGCCTGCACCTCTGCAGGCAGCGCCACCTGCGCCTCCACCGGAGCGCT CGAGAGAGCCGAGAGCCCGTGCCGACCGCGGCGCGCCCGTCCCGCTCTGGAGCGACCCCTGGCGGCCGCGCCGCAGCCCGCGGATGACACTCTTACCCGCGCCTCCCGGCCCACACGCTCGGCGCGAGGCCGCGTCTCCGCGACCCTCCTGGGCGGTGCGGCCGCCTTCACTTCCCGGCGCCGGTCGCTCCCCGGGCGGGGCCTGCGGTACCCTGGGAGTGGTAGTTCAGGCCGGCGCCGGTCCCCACTACAACAATGGGAGGAGTCTGAGTCGAGGACCACACCTCCCGGAGACCGGGAACTGGCTTTCCGGGTCCGCGGCGGGTCCCGGTAG